The following are encoded in a window of Sphaerisporangium siamense genomic DNA:
- a CDS encoding DUF6879 family protein — protein MIEQLSDIPAQYLALDDYKKDFQLHFWKIDASWKLERQLTFKEPTTPSWLAMAEGDWDESLRLASEMRPGRRAHQGELDRCGIVQRRIRFVSEPPTPYLQWELHLLMMWAELGEEIRILPVEAAAPRETRTPLPEVVVLGHHSASPVMYDIQYTDGVLSGARKFTDADLIDVCRREIIEYWQTGEDLLRYFPRKIADLPRPAPQGV, from the coding sequence ATGATTGAGCAGCTCAGCGACATCCCCGCACAGTATCTAGCGCTAGACGACTACAAAAAGGACTTCCAGCTTCATTTTTGGAAGATTGACGCATCTTGGAAGTTGGAGCGACAACTTACCTTCAAGGAGCCAACTACCCCGAGCTGGCTGGCCATGGCCGAAGGGGACTGGGACGAGTCGCTGAGGCTGGCCAGTGAGATGCGCCCCGGTCGAAGGGCACACCAGGGCGAGCTTGACCGCTGCGGGATCGTCCAACGGCGCATCCGGTTCGTATCCGAACCACCGACTCCTTACCTCCAGTGGGAACTGCACCTGCTCATGATGTGGGCCGAGTTGGGCGAGGAGATTCGGATACTGCCTGTGGAGGCCGCCGCACCTCGCGAGACGCGGACCCCTCTGCCCGAGGTCGTAGTGCTCGGACACCACTCCGCATCCCCGGTGATGTACGACATCCAGTACACGGACGGCGTTCTGTCGGGAGCGCGTAAGTTCACCGACGCCGACCTCATCGACGTGTGCCGTCGTGAGATCATCGAATACTGGCAGACCGGCGAGGACCTCCTTCGATACTTCCCCAGGAAGATCGCGGACCTTCCGCGTCCGGCTCCTCAAGGGGTATGA
- a CDS encoding DUF6082 family protein has protein sequence MTAQPSQRPAKLKAQTSLPSARHLTTFLIVVLLLLAVGLVVLSPLAVDLLDDGGGWSRRSEIGQTYGAAAALISVFALAAITVSLVLQAREAKLAREQASRTTHNELITMALDEPLYRECWGVFSAEKDEKSLRQQLYTNLIVSYWQTRFELGTFSETHLRHGATAIFSANPGRVFWRDAREARIRTSQTRKARRFHAIIDEEYSRSIAAKPVLDPSARDMAPRAHDRSPRVATVLRRIADRLDKQ, from the coding sequence ATGACCGCCCAGCCCTCCCAGCGTCCCGCGAAGCTCAAAGCACAGACAAGCTTACCTTCGGCACGCCATCTCACCACTTTCCTGATCGTCGTGCTCCTGCTGCTGGCAGTGGGGCTTGTCGTGCTGTCGCCACTGGCGGTCGACCTGCTGGATGATGGCGGTGGCTGGTCACGGAGGAGCGAGATAGGACAGACCTATGGGGCGGCCGCCGCGCTGATCTCTGTCTTCGCACTGGCAGCGATCACGGTTTCCTTGGTACTACAGGCGAGAGAGGCCAAGCTCGCCAGGGAACAGGCCTCGCGGACGACGCACAATGAGCTGATCACGATGGCCTTGGATGAGCCGCTCTATCGTGAGTGCTGGGGAGTGTTCAGCGCCGAGAAGGATGAGAAGTCCCTCAGGCAGCAGCTCTACACGAACCTCATCGTCTCCTACTGGCAGACCAGGTTCGAGCTTGGCACGTTCTCCGAGACCCACCTTCGTCATGGCGCGACGGCTATTTTCTCTGCCAACCCGGGGCGGGTCTTCTGGAGGGACGCGCGGGAAGCCCGGATCAGGACCTCGCAAACACGTAAAGCGAGGCGGTTCCACGCGATCATTGATGAGGAGTACAGCAGATCGATCGCGGCGAAGCCTGTGCTGGACCCGTCGGCGCGGGACATGGCGCCACGTGCTCATGACAGGTCGCCGCGAGTGGCGACCGTTCTACGTCGGATCGCCGATCGTCTGGACAAGCAGTGA
- a CDS encoding FAD/NAD(P)-binding protein, giving the protein MGSEPLTIVVVGAGPGGTVMVERLIANAPPGRPLEIHVVDPHPPGGGRTWRRAQSELMWMNSQAVDVSLFTDASVRIDGPIRPGPAIYEWAAEHGHDVTPATFTPRVIQNAYLSWCFAHIVTSAPPEVTVHVHQATAESLTEADGRQRVRLDDGSEPLDADAVLLVQGYLDAAPGGIHRELADFAAAHGLVYIPPNYVADVDLDVIPAGEPMILRGMGLGFIDTMVLLAQGRGGHFEPRPGGGYVYHPSGAEPIMYVGSRRGVPNQSKITYTDLGSPLPAPRYFVPETLTALHDRHGPLDLYRHLWPLIAKELGHFYYHELFTTHPDRVTLPWQDFLHRYDKTAWNADEHFTKPPEGPLQNNDGSPLMTESAPVTEAVVVAEAALVAEAVPNPEDRLDLATLLSPLEGLRFDAPEDLQQWLRSYIITNVARHADPAHSADLALFKGMLVMLGLILDVINRGLLSARSHAEELMEWFQIVFSYYASGPPPQRLLELEALSRAGIVHFLGGGITVTADRESGLFRAHGTQIPGHVEARTLIESRLPTASITRAQDPLLRTLYDSGAITEEILTAQDGTPYPLGRLRVENNRLVNASGKPHPRRFALGHWVGRGFTITGFARPSTNALPFRTADALARQILTELTHPTIPTGSPRSLLVQTIGDPT; this is encoded by the coding sequence GTGGGCAGCGAACCTCTGACGATCGTGGTCGTGGGAGCCGGGCCGGGGGGCACCGTCATGGTCGAGCGCCTCATCGCCAACGCGCCCCCCGGCCGTCCGCTGGAGATCCACGTGGTGGACCCGCACCCCCCGGGCGGCGGGCGGACCTGGCGGCGCGCGCAGTCAGAGCTGATGTGGATGAACTCCCAGGCCGTGGACGTGAGCCTGTTCACCGACGCGAGCGTGCGGATCGACGGGCCGATCCGCCCCGGCCCCGCCATCTACGAGTGGGCGGCCGAGCACGGCCACGACGTCACCCCTGCCACCTTCACCCCCCGGGTGATCCAGAACGCCTACCTCTCGTGGTGCTTCGCGCACATCGTGACGTCGGCGCCGCCAGAGGTCACCGTCCACGTCCACCAGGCCACGGCCGAGTCGCTCACCGAGGCCGACGGCCGTCAACGGGTCCGGCTGGACGACGGAAGCGAGCCCCTCGACGCGGACGCCGTCCTCCTGGTCCAGGGCTACCTCGACGCCGCCCCGGGCGGCATCCACCGGGAACTGGCCGACTTCGCCGCCGCGCACGGCCTGGTCTACATCCCGCCGAACTACGTCGCCGACGTCGACCTGGACGTGATCCCCGCCGGCGAGCCGATGATCCTGCGCGGCATGGGCCTGGGCTTCATCGACACCATGGTGTTGCTGGCCCAGGGCCGCGGCGGCCACTTCGAGCCCCGCCCCGGCGGCGGCTACGTCTACCACCCCTCCGGCGCCGAACCGATCATGTACGTAGGCTCCCGCCGAGGCGTCCCCAACCAATCCAAAATCACCTACACCGACCTCGGGTCGCCGCTCCCCGCCCCCCGGTACTTCGTGCCCGAAACCCTCACCGCGCTACACGACCGGCACGGCCCACTCGACCTCTACCGCCACCTGTGGCCCCTGATCGCCAAGGAACTAGGCCACTTCTACTACCACGAACTCTTCACCACCCACCCCGACCGCGTCACACTGCCCTGGCAGGACTTCCTCCACCGATACGACAAGACCGCCTGGAACGCCGACGAGCATTTCACCAAGCCGCCCGAAGGCCCGCTCCAGAACAACGACGGCAGCCCCCTCATGACGGAGTCCGCGCCTGTGACGGAGGCCGTGGTCGTGGCGGAGGCTGCGCTCGTGGCGGAGGCCGTGCCGAACCCCGAGGACCGGCTCGACCTGGCGACCCTGCTGTCGCCGCTGGAGGGCTTGCGCTTCGACGCCCCCGAGGATCTCCAGCAGTGGCTCCGCTCGTACATCATCACCAACGTCGCACGCCACGCCGACCCCGCCCACAGCGCCGACCTCGCGCTCTTCAAGGGCATGCTGGTGATGCTGGGCCTGATCCTCGACGTCATCAACCGGGGCCTGCTCTCAGCCAGATCCCACGCCGAAGAACTCATGGAGTGGTTCCAAATCGTCTTCAGCTACTACGCCTCCGGCCCTCCGCCCCAGCGGCTCCTTGAACTGGAAGCCCTCTCCCGCGCCGGAATCGTCCACTTCCTCGGCGGCGGCATCACCGTAACCGCCGACCGGGAGTCCGGCCTCTTCCGCGCCCACGGCACCCAGATACCCGGTCACGTCGAAGCCCGGACCCTCATCGAGTCCCGCCTCCCCACCGCGAGCATCACCCGCGCGCAGGACCCTCTCCTACGCACCCTGTACGACAGCGGCGCCATCACCGAAGAGATCCTGACCGCCCAGGACGGCACCCCCTACCCCCTCGGCCGCCTCCGCGTCGAGAACAACCGCCTGGTGAACGCCTCCGGCAAGCCACACCCCCGCCGCTTCGCCCTAGGCCACTGGGTAGGCCGCGGCTTCACCATCACCGGCTTCGCCCGCCCAAGCACCAACGCCCTCCCCTTCCGCACCGCCGACGCCTTAGCCCGCCAAATCCTCACCGAACTGACTCACCCCACCATCCCAACAGGGTCCCCCCGGTCACTGCTTGTCCAGACGATCGGCGATCCGACGTAG
- a CDS encoding glutathione S-transferase C-terminal domain-containing protein, with protein sequence MSLYADPVDHGTYGQYGPGNGFERGERPLYPFQGRVTADGSSGFKAEPGRYHLYSGWFCPWAQRAVIVRTLKGLDDVVSLSYIDEGRDARGWAFRERRGADPVNGFRFLREAYEATEPGYPGHISVPVLWDRTTGKIVSNDFPDITLDLNAAFGAWANDLDLYPEALRPEIDALNAQVYDTVNTASSRVAGATTPQEYEERRQALIATFERLDERLADRRFLLGDQITEADVRLWTTLVRFDVNDNPSARISERRLVDFPNLWAYARDLYQRPAFRDTTDFTSFTYAGDARTREPWQIAVDPYQADWDAPHGREKLA encoded by the coding sequence GTGTCTCTGTACGCAGACCCCGTGGACCACGGCACCTATGGGCAGTACGGCCCCGGCAACGGGTTCGAGCGGGGCGAGCGCCCCCTCTACCCGTTCCAGGGACGCGTCACCGCCGACGGCTCCAGCGGGTTCAAGGCCGAGCCGGGCCGCTACCACCTGTACTCCGGCTGGTTCTGCCCCTGGGCCCAGCGCGCCGTGATCGTCCGCACGCTCAAGGGCCTGGACGACGTCGTCTCGCTGTCGTACATCGACGAAGGGCGCGACGCGCGCGGCTGGGCGTTCCGGGAGCGGCGGGGCGCCGATCCGGTCAACGGATTCCGCTTCCTGCGCGAGGCCTACGAGGCGACCGAACCCGGCTACCCCGGCCACATCTCGGTGCCGGTGCTCTGGGACCGGACGACCGGGAAGATCGTCAGCAACGACTTCCCCGACATCACCCTCGACCTGAACGCGGCGTTCGGCGCGTGGGCCAACGACCTGGACCTCTACCCGGAGGCGCTGCGCCCGGAGATCGACGCGCTCAACGCCCAGGTGTACGACACCGTCAACACGGCATCCTCCCGCGTGGCCGGGGCCACCACCCCGCAGGAGTACGAAGAGCGCAGGCAGGCGCTGATCGCCACCTTCGAGCGACTGGACGAGAGGCTGGCCGACCGGCGCTTCCTTCTCGGCGACCAGATCACCGAGGCCGACGTCCGGCTGTGGACGACGCTCGTCCGGTTCGACGTCAACGACAACCCGTCGGCGAGGATCAGCGAGCGACGGCTGGTGGACTTCCCGAACCTCTGGGCCTACGCCCGCGACCTCTACCAGCGCCCAGCCTTCCGCGACACCACCGACTTCACCTCGTTCACGTACGCCGGCGACGCACGTACGCGGGAGCCATGGCAGATCGCGGTGGACCCGTACCAGGCCGACTGGGACGCGCCGCACGGCCGCGAAAAGCTCGCGTGA
- a CDS encoding response regulator, with amino-acid sequence MTISVALADDEAMVRVGLRMVLSGEPDIEVVGEASDGAEALALVARTRPDVVLIDVRMPNMDGLEASRRLVRDHPDTKVIVLTTFDEDEHVAAALRAGVSGFMLKISPPEHLIEAVRTVAAGGGLLHPAVTLRVIAAFAARPDPARTPVRAAELDSLTARETDVLKLLAQGLTNTQIAARLYLGEATVKTHLSRVLMKLNLTTRVQAVVFAYESGLVRPGDHDRP; translated from the coding sequence ATGACCATCTCCGTGGCACTCGCCGACGACGAGGCGATGGTGCGCGTGGGCCTGCGGATGGTGCTCAGCGGCGAGCCGGACATCGAGGTCGTCGGCGAGGCGTCCGACGGCGCCGAGGCCCTCGCCCTGGTGGCCCGCACCCGGCCCGACGTCGTGCTGATCGACGTCCGCATGCCCAACATGGACGGCCTGGAGGCGTCGCGGCGGCTCGTCCGCGACCACCCCGACACCAAGGTCATCGTGCTCACCACGTTCGACGAGGACGAGCACGTCGCCGCCGCCCTGCGCGCCGGGGTCAGCGGGTTCATGCTGAAGATCTCCCCGCCCGAGCACCTCATCGAGGCCGTACGGACCGTCGCGGCCGGCGGGGGCCTGCTGCACCCGGCGGTGACCCTCCGCGTGATCGCCGCCTTCGCCGCCCGGCCCGACCCCGCCCGCACGCCGGTCCGGGCGGCCGAGCTGGACTCCCTCACCGCCCGCGAGACCGACGTCCTGAAGCTCCTGGCCCAGGGCCTGACCAACACCCAGATCGCCGCCCGCCTCTACCTCGGCGAGGCGACGGTGAAGACCCACCTGTCCCGCGTCCTGATGAAGCTCAACCTCACCACCCGCGTCCAGGCGGTCGTCTTCGCCTATGAAAGCGGCCTGGTCCGCCCCGGCGACCACGACCGTCCCTGA
- a CDS encoding sensor histidine kinase: MTMTRLRDVRLIPLVFGPLIGFLAILETRLDDSFGASATATWISGVALGLGVVVAAWHPLAGTAIAAAFLPVAVVAFDAPGVGGAAMIGLIGVVAWTGWREPPRRSAVALCVAGVSFACMSIAAGGTVWELFFVPAVLLPGWFMGLLARRSGERAVKLAELAAALDAERETNAQAAVAQERTRIAREVHDAVAHSVSVITLQLGGLRRMLADRPVELEVVAGLEQLGRQTVEEMRGLVGILRERVDGERPTPAPSLARVGELISDVRAAGLDVTLNAPAEPPRLPPVLDLTAYRVLQEALTNVLRHAGQVATVVTIDYTAQALTLEVRNDPGRPVPEPAGVRRGGEVRHEGGPAGTAPRRGGHGLVGMRERLAMVRGTLHAAPEPDGGFAVRARFPIPRVW; this comes from the coding sequence ATGACGATGACCCGGCTGAGGGACGTCCGCCTCATTCCGCTGGTGTTCGGGCCGCTGATCGGATTCCTCGCCATCCTGGAGACGCGCCTCGACGACTCCTTCGGCGCGAGCGCCACGGCGACCTGGATCTCCGGGGTCGCGCTCGGCCTCGGGGTCGTGGTCGCGGCCTGGCACCCGCTGGCGGGCACGGCGATCGCGGCCGCCTTCCTGCCCGTCGCCGTGGTCGCGTTCGACGCGCCGGGAGTGGGCGGCGCGGCGATGATCGGGCTGATCGGGGTGGTCGCGTGGACCGGCTGGCGCGAGCCGCCGCGGCGTTCGGCCGTCGCGCTGTGCGTCGCGGGCGTGTCCTTCGCGTGCATGTCGATCGCGGCGGGCGGCACCGTGTGGGAGCTGTTCTTCGTGCCCGCCGTGCTGCTGCCGGGCTGGTTCATGGGGCTGCTCGCGCGGCGCAGCGGCGAACGCGCGGTCAAGCTCGCCGAGCTGGCCGCCGCGCTCGACGCCGAACGCGAGACCAACGCCCAGGCCGCGGTGGCCCAGGAGCGTACGCGCATCGCCCGGGAGGTGCACGACGCCGTCGCCCACTCGGTCAGCGTGATAACCCTGCAGCTCGGGGGCCTGCGCCGGATGCTCGCCGACCGCCCGGTCGAGCTGGAGGTCGTGGCCGGGCTGGAGCAGCTCGGACGGCAGACGGTGGAGGAGATGCGCGGGCTGGTCGGCATCCTGCGCGAGCGCGTGGACGGCGAACGGCCGACGCCCGCGCCGTCGCTGGCCCGGGTCGGCGAGCTGATCTCGGACGTCCGCGCCGCCGGTCTGGACGTGACGCTGAACGCCCCGGCCGAACCGCCGCGCCTGCCGCCGGTCCTGGACCTCACGGCGTACCGGGTGCTCCAGGAGGCCCTGACGAACGTGCTGCGGCACGCCGGCCAGGTGGCGACCGTGGTCACCATCGACTACACCGCCCAGGCGCTCACCCTGGAGGTCCGCAACGACCCGGGGCGGCCGGTCCCCGAACCGGCAGGTGTTCGGCGCGGCGGCGAGGTTCGGCATGAGGGCGGACCGGCCGGAACGGCCCCTCGGCGCGGCGGCCACGGGCTGGTCGGCATGCGTGAACGGCTCGCGATGGTGCGTGGCACCCTGCACGCCGCCCCCGAACCGGACGGCGGTTTCGCGGTCCGCGCCCGATTCCCGATTCCCCGCGTCTGGTAG
- a CDS encoding ABC transporter permease, with amino-acid sequence MSLVLVHARYLFLETIRVPIAVIGSAFFPSAAMLFFVVPFTGQDAVAATYATGSMLIFAIMSACLFTYGIGVAEDRAQPWDPYLRTLPAGPLPRFAGRILTVMGIMLIAIIPVLVIAALLTAATVTPAQLLLGLVALLVGSLPFTLMGLFIGYALPSKAAVVVAQVVFFPMAVGGGLLTGPPEVAPDFIKAIAPYLPTRGAVELVWTASTTFSPNVLSLVMLAAWIAVFGALSTWAYRRDEGRRFS; translated from the coding sequence ATGTCCCTCGTCCTCGTCCACGCCCGCTACCTGTTCCTGGAGACGATCCGCGTCCCCATCGCCGTCATCGGCAGCGCGTTCTTCCCCTCCGCCGCCATGCTGTTCTTCGTCGTGCCGTTCACCGGGCAGGACGCGGTCGCCGCGACCTACGCCACCGGGTCGATGCTCATCTTCGCGATCATGTCGGCCTGCCTGTTCACCTACGGCATCGGCGTCGCCGAGGACCGGGCCCAGCCCTGGGACCCCTACCTGCGCACGCTGCCCGCCGGGCCGCTGCCCCGCTTCGCCGGGCGCATCCTCACCGTCATGGGCATCATGCTGATCGCGATCATCCCCGTCCTGGTCATCGCCGCCCTGCTCACCGCGGCGACGGTGACCCCCGCGCAGTTGCTGCTCGGCCTGGTCGCCCTGCTCGTCGGATCCCTCCCGTTCACGCTGATGGGCCTGTTCATCGGATACGCGCTGCCGTCCAAGGCCGCCGTGGTCGTGGCCCAGGTCGTCTTCTTCCCGATGGCCGTCGGCGGCGGCCTGCTCACCGGCCCGCCGGAGGTCGCCCCCGACTTCATCAAGGCCATCGCCCCCTACCTGCCGACCCGCGGCGCGGTCGAACTCGTCTGGACCGCCAGCACGACGTTCTCGCCCAACGTCCTGTCCCTCGTGATGCTGGCCGCGTGGATCGCCGTCTTCGGCGCCCTGTCCACCTGGGCCTACCGCCGCGACGAGGGCCGCAGGTTCTCCTGA
- a CDS encoding ABC transporter ATP-binding protein, with product MTEILARTVEVTRRYGTVTALDRVSLDIRAGELVGLLGPNGAGKSTLVNLFAGLRRPTSGAVELFGGSPRDPARRRGIGVTPQETGLPPTLRVGECVDFVAAHYPDALTRQALLERFGLADLARRQIGGLSGGQKRRLAVALAFVGRPRLVFLDEPTTGLDVEARRDLWDGVRRFHDAGGTVVITSHYLEEIEALAQRVVVIGEGRVLADDTMEAVRGLVAVHRVAVTVPAPSDVAGLPGVLGVEHHGARAHLLTNDADALVREMVLAKVPFSGLEVRPTSLEEAFLTITAQPRRAA from the coding sequence ATGACCGAGATCCTTGCCCGCACCGTGGAGGTCACCCGCCGTTATGGCACGGTCACCGCGCTGGACCGGGTCAGCCTGGACATCCGCGCCGGAGAGCTCGTCGGACTGCTCGGCCCGAACGGCGCGGGCAAGTCCACGCTCGTCAACCTGTTCGCCGGCCTGCGGCGGCCGACCTCCGGCGCCGTCGAGCTGTTCGGCGGCTCGCCCCGCGACCCGGCCCGGCGCCGCGGCATCGGCGTCACCCCGCAGGAGACCGGCCTGCCGCCGACGCTGCGGGTCGGCGAGTGCGTCGACTTCGTCGCCGCCCACTATCCCGACGCGCTCACCCGGCAGGCGCTCCTGGAGCGCTTTGGCCTCGCCGACCTGGCCCGCCGCCAGATCGGCGGCCTGTCGGGCGGCCAGAAGCGGCGCCTCGCGGTGGCGCTGGCGTTCGTCGGCCGGCCCCGGCTCGTGTTCCTCGACGAGCCCACCACCGGCCTGGACGTCGAGGCCCGCCGCGACCTGTGGGACGGCGTCCGCCGCTTCCACGACGCGGGCGGAACCGTCGTCATCACCAGCCACTACCTGGAAGAGATCGAGGCGCTGGCCCAGCGCGTCGTCGTGATCGGCGAGGGGCGGGTGCTGGCCGACGACACCATGGAGGCCGTCCGCGGCCTGGTCGCCGTGCACCGCGTCGCGGTGACCGTCCCCGCCCCCTCCGACGTGGCCGGACTTCCCGGCGTCCTCGGCGTCGAGCACCACGGCGCCCGCGCCCACCTGCTCACCAACGACGCCGACGCCCTCGTGCGCGAGATGGTCCTGGCCAAGGTGCCCTTCTCCGGCCTGGAGGTCCGGCCCACCTCGCTCGAAGAGGCGTTCCTCACCATCACCGCCCAGCCGCGGCGCGCGGCCTGA
- a CDS encoding transcriptional regulator produces the protein MSRELDPVIHAQARLRVVVALNTLAHGDQITFPGLKDLLQMTAGNLSVHLSKLEEAGYVEIVKTHKGRTPTTYISLTRQGRRALEDYTAAIRELLDLS, from the coding sequence GTGAGCCGCGAGCTCGACCCGGTCATCCACGCCCAGGCCAGGCTGCGGGTGGTCGTCGCGCTCAACACCCTCGCCCACGGTGACCAGATCACCTTCCCCGGCCTGAAGGACCTGCTCCAGATGACGGCCGGAAACCTGTCGGTACACCTCAGCAAGCTTGAGGAGGCCGGCTACGTCGAGATCGTCAAGACCCACAAGGGGCGTACGCCGACGACGTACATCTCCCTCACCCGGCAGGGACGCCGCGCCCTGGAGGACTACACGGCCGCGATCCGCGAGCTGCTCGACCTGTCGTAG
- a CDS encoding transporter codes for MNRLEDDDGPLTPEETLRIIEEQQRSTVRRLGGDPLLLHAPWGLAWLTGFGALFAHYAYGAISSNTAITVLFAGMMLAMAASAYGQSKMVGRVRGQSSQRGMMYGLAWAFGYASVIAIDVRLSPLLPPEETGLLWAVTSMALVAALYVAGGAIWRDWTMFFLGTGLAVFNLVGAVAGPTVHALLMCVGGGGGFLVVGVARRLRRAA; via the coding sequence ATGAACCGGCTAGAGGACGACGACGGCCCCCTGACCCCGGAAGAGACACTCCGGATCATCGAGGAGCAGCAGCGCTCGACGGTCAGGCGGCTCGGCGGCGATCCGCTGCTGCTGCACGCGCCCTGGGGCCTGGCCTGGCTGACGGGGTTCGGCGCCCTGTTCGCCCACTACGCGTACGGGGCGATCTCCTCGAACACGGCGATCACGGTGCTGTTCGCCGGCATGATGCTCGCCATGGCCGCCAGCGCGTACGGACAGTCCAAGATGGTGGGCCGGGTGCGCGGCCAGTCCTCCCAGCGCGGCATGATGTACGGCCTGGCCTGGGCGTTCGGCTACGCCTCCGTCATCGCGATCGACGTACGCCTCAGCCCGCTCCTGCCCCCGGAAGAGACCGGCCTGCTCTGGGCGGTGACGTCCATGGCGCTCGTCGCCGCGCTCTACGTCGCCGGGGGCGCGATCTGGCGGGACTGGACGATGTTCTTCCTCGGCACGGGCCTCGCGGTGTTCAACCTGGTGGGCGCGGTCGCGGGTCCGACGGTGCACGCCCTGCTCATGTGCGTCGGCGGGGGCGGAGGATTCCTCGTCGTCGGCGTGGCCCGGCGACTGCGGCGGGCCGCGTGA
- a CDS encoding ABC transporter ATP-binding protein translates to MKRTTPRGGAAQVDMRVPGGTGEAVRLDDVRKVYGRGDGSVVALDGLTIGFRAGTFTAVMGPSGSGKSTFLQCAAGLDRPTSGSVRFEGDEITGLGEVALTRLRRERIGFVFQAFNLLPALTVRQNVTLPLRLAGREADPAHVAEVIRRVGLADRAGHRPHELSGGQQQRVAIARALVTRPAVVFGDEPTGALDTRTALEVLALLRESVAETGQTVVMVTHDPVAASHADQVVFLADGRFAGTLDRPSAGQVADRMTHLGAWETGIGGVR, encoded by the coding sequence ATGAAGCGAACGACGCCGCGCGGCGGGGCGGCACAGGTGGACATGCGGGTGCCGGGCGGAACCGGCGAGGCGGTCCGGCTCGACGACGTGCGGAAGGTGTACGGCCGGGGCGACGGCTCCGTCGTCGCGCTGGACGGGCTGACGATCGGCTTCCGCGCGGGGACCTTCACCGCCGTCATGGGCCCGTCGGGATCGGGGAAGAGCACGTTCCTGCAGTGCGCGGCCGGCCTGGACCGCCCGACGTCGGGCTCGGTGCGCTTCGAGGGGGACGAGATCACCGGTCTCGGCGAGGTCGCGCTGACCAGGCTTCGCCGCGAGCGGATCGGCTTCGTCTTCCAGGCGTTCAACCTGCTGCCCGCGCTGACCGTCCGGCAGAACGTGACGCTGCCGCTGCGGCTGGCCGGGCGCGAGGCCGACCCCGCGCACGTGGCCGAGGTGATCCGGCGCGTGGGCCTGGCCGACCGCGCCGGCCACCGCCCGCACGAGCTGTCCGGCGGCCAGCAGCAGCGGGTCGCGATCGCCCGCGCCCTCGTCACCCGCCCCGCCGTGGTCTTCGGCGACGAGCCGACCGGCGCGCTCGACACCCGTACGGCGCTGGAGGTGCTGGCGCTGCTGCGCGAGTCGGTCGCGGAGACCGGCCAGACGGTCGTGATGGTCACCCACGACCCGGTCGCCGCCTCGCACGCCGACCAGGTCGTGTTCCTGGCCGACGGACGCTTCGCCGGCACGCTCGACCGGCCGTCCGCCGGGCAGGTCGCCGACCGCATGACGCACCTCGGCGCGTGGGAGACCGGGATCGGCGGTGTCCGCTGA